In one window of Limnohabitans sp. MORI2 DNA:
- a CDS encoding AzlD domain-containing protein, giving the protein MSSTDLNVTDAWTLWVIVGLAIITVVTRCFFFLSNTEWHLPHWAQRGLQYAPIAALSAVVVPEIVMTQGELIATWQDARIFAAAVGVAVYFAKRNVLLTIILGMGVYLPLHLGLGW; this is encoded by the coding sequence ATGAGCAGCACCGACTTGAACGTGACCGACGCATGGACGCTGTGGGTCATCGTCGGCTTAGCCATCATCACCGTGGTCACGCGCTGCTTTTTCTTTTTAAGCAACACCGAATGGCACTTGCCCCATTGGGCGCAACGCGGCTTGCAATACGCACCCATCGCCGCGCTGTCAGCCGTGGTGGTGCCCGAGATTGTGATGACGCAAGGCGAGCTGATCGCCACTTGGCAAGACGCCCGCATTTTTGCGGCAGCAGTGGGCGTGGCGGTTTACTTTGCCAAGCGCAATGTGTTGCTCACGATCATCTTGGGCATGGGCGTTTATTTACCGCTGCACTTGGGGCTTGGTTGGTAA
- a CDS encoding AzlC family ABC transporter permease — MFWQRHLYQHPEFKLGMRDLAPQAFGQIAWALMTGVALVKSGMSVFEAVFMTLVVYAGSSQLAATPLIVAGAPAWVVLAAGFCVNLRFVVFSLHMRGYLMHLPRWPRIVTGYFNTDPTYVLFTRRFAHPANTEEGRLTQQAYLAGLSFANWTSWISCSLLGIALANAIPTSWGLGFAGILCLLGIQCSLASSRLRVLSAIVAGIVAVLAYALPLKLNIVVAILMAVFACLMAEQLKAAKERLA, encoded by the coding sequence ATGTTTTGGCAACGCCATCTGTATCAACACCCTGAGTTCAAACTCGGCATGCGCGACCTCGCGCCGCAAGCCTTTGGCCAAATTGCATGGGCACTCATGACCGGCGTGGCTTTGGTCAAGTCGGGCATGAGCGTGTTTGAGGCTGTGTTCATGACTTTGGTGGTGTATGCCGGTAGCTCTCAGTTGGCGGCAACGCCACTCATCGTGGCTGGCGCGCCTGCTTGGGTGGTGTTGGCTGCGGGATTTTGTGTGAACTTGCGCTTTGTGGTGTTTAGCTTGCACATGCGTGGCTACCTCATGCACTTGCCGCGTTGGCCGCGCATCGTGACGGGGTACTTCAACACCGATCCCACCTATGTGTTGTTCACTCGCCGTTTCGCACACCCTGCGAACACCGAGGAAGGACGCCTCACACAACAAGCCTATTTGGCGGGTTTGAGTTTTGCCAACTGGACCAGCTGGATTTCGTGCAGCTTGTTGGGCATTGCCTTGGCCAACGCCATTCCCACCTCATGGGGTTTGGGCTTTGCGGGCATCTTGTGTTTGTTGGGTATTCAATGCTCGTTGGCCAGCTCGCGTTTGCGTGTGTTGTCGGCCATCGTGGCCGGCATTGTGGCGGTGCTGGCGTACGCCTTGCCTTTGAAACTCAACATCGTGGTAGCCATTCTCATGGCGGTGTTCGCGTGTTTGATGGCAGAGCAGCTCAAGGCCGCGAAAGAGAGGCTTGCATGA
- the fmt gene encoding methionyl-tRNA formyltransferase, with protein sequence MSSSLRVIFAGTPEFAAEALAKILAAGYTVPLVLTQPDRPAGRGMKLQASAVKQLAVQHNIPVAQPLSLRLDGKYPDDAAAAQAAIAEAKADVMVVAAYGLILPQWTLDAPRLGCLNIHASLLPRWRGAAPIHRAIEAGDAQTGVVIMQMDAGLDTGDMLLTDVLDIAADDTTATLHDRLADMGGALIVRALADAQMSKLQPVKQPEAGITYAHKIEKAEAAVKWADSAQTIGQRVRAFNPFPAASAQLGDDVIKLWRASVENTAHNKPVGTVLSADEHGVRVACGEGVLCVTELQRAGGKRLNAADFLRGFVLTAGQRFNV encoded by the coding sequence ATGAGTTCATCGCTTCGCGTTATCTTTGCCGGCACGCCCGAATTTGCGGCTGAGGCCTTGGCCAAAATTTTGGCCGCAGGCTATACCGTGCCATTGGTGTTGACCCAACCCGACCGCCCCGCAGGTCGCGGCATGAAGTTGCAAGCCTCGGCGGTGAAGCAATTGGCCGTGCAACACAACATCCCCGTGGCGCAACCCTTGAGCCTGCGTCTGGACGGCAAATACCCAGACGATGCAGCCGCTGCACAAGCCGCTATTGCCGAAGCGAAAGCGGATGTGATGGTGGTGGCCGCCTATGGCCTCATCCTGCCGCAGTGGACGCTCGATGCGCCACGCTTGGGCTGCCTCAACATTCACGCCTCGCTCTTGCCCCGCTGGCGCGGCGCTGCACCGATTCACCGCGCGATTGAAGCGGGCGACGCGCAAACGGGCGTGGTCATCATGCAAATGGATGCGGGTCTTGATACCGGCGACATGCTGCTGACCGATGTGCTCGACATCGCCGCAGATGACACCACTGCCACTTTGCACGACCGCTTGGCAGATATGGGCGGCGCCTTGATCGTGCGTGCTTTGGCCGATGCGCAGATGAGCAAGTTGCAACCCGTCAAACAACCCGAAGCGGGCATCACCTACGCCCACAAAATTGAAAAAGCCGAAGCGGCAGTGAAGTGGGCCGACTCGGCCCAAACCATTGGCCAGCGCGTGCGTGCGTTCAACCCTTTTCCTGCGGCATCCGCTCAGTTGGGTGATGACGTGATCAAGCTATGGCGCGCTTCTGTGGAAAACACCGCGCACAACAAGCCCGTAGGCACAGTGCTGAGCGCCGACGAGCACGGCGTGCGCGTGGCTTGCGGCGAGGGCGTGTTGTGCGTGACCGAGCTGCAGCGTGCAGGCGGCAAGCGCCTTAACGCCGCTGACTTTTTGCGTGGCTTCGTGCTCACAGCGGGCCAGCGGTTCAACGTCTGA
- the def gene encoding peptide deformylase — protein sequence MAKLDILRYPDPKLTTVAKPVKEIDARIKTLVADMLETMYDANGIGLAATQIDVHERVVVIDTSEERDQPMVLINPEITWMNDERVKGDEGCLSVPGIYDGVERATEVKVKALDLDGKERTIEADGLLAVCLQHELDHLMGKVFVEHLSPLKRNRIKTKLLKAQRDGE from the coding sequence ATGGCCAAGTTAGACATTCTTCGATACCCCGACCCCAAACTCACCACCGTCGCCAAGCCGGTGAAAGAGATTGACGCCCGCATCAAAACCCTCGTCGCCGACATGCTGGAAACCATGTATGACGCCAACGGCATTGGCCTGGCAGCGACGCAAATTGACGTGCACGAGCGCGTGGTGGTGATTGACACCTCAGAGGAGCGTGATCAACCGATGGTGCTCATCAACCCCGAGATCACGTGGATGAACGACGAGCGCGTCAAGGGCGACGAAGGCTGCTTGTCGGTGCCTGGCATCTATGACGGTGTAGAACGCGCCACCGAAGTGAAAGTGAAAGCGCTCGACCTTGATGGCAAAGAACGCACCATCGAAGCCGATGGTTTGTTGGCCGTGTGCCTGCAGCACGAGCTCGACCACTTGATGGGCAAGGTGTTTGTGGAGCACCTCTCACCGTTGAAACGCAACCGCATCAAAACCAAGTTGCTCAAAGCCCAGCGCGACGGCGAATAA
- a CDS encoding penicillin acylase family protein — protein MTRWFKRIFKALLGLCILSAAGLGLWVFHTQPMYDGQLRSEGLKERVNIKRDAADVVHIFAQSDRDAAFALGFAHAQDRSWQLEFNRRIMQGELSEILGETTLPTDKLMRTLGLMQAAQKQLEQLPIDVREQLQAYSDGINAFHANRPQGLPPEFALMRTQPGGKKGVAWQPVNSVAWSLVMALDLGGNWGNEFARLAAARKLSTAQLWDLYPPYPGEKPASAVDLAKLYRDLGVYKNDEALKTSFSLPIIGEPGFNEGRGSNNWVVAGSHTTTGKPLLANDPHLALSAPAIWYYTHLKTPNTDVMGASLPGLPFVVLGRNAQVAWGFTNTGPDVQDLYLEQIDATNPTRYKTPTGWQTFDTRTETIAVKGKPDVTHVVRSTRHGPVISDAQAVHAEVLDMSRFVLALRWTALDADNRTLVGGLKAQQAQSVADLLKAYGDNHSPTQNIVMADTQGHIAYKAAGRVPVRSAANDIRGVAPAPGWDARYDWTGWIAYADMPADDGKKGWVSTANQRITPPNYAHFLGQDWNTPHRFDRIEQVLKAKPQHSFKDMQALQNDTLSLSTLTLLPVLKATPSQHPLAAKALQTLEGFDGRMDADKAAPLLFAVWADELTRGLVEPKLGADVFKAQYGKRHFRLLLESVMQQTNSPWCAPKTCAEQSSAALDRALDRIAAMQGKTPASWKWGEAHSALSTHKPFGQVPVLRDWFSVRTPSDGDLFTVNVGQYWAGEKYLPFANRHAASLRVVYDLSDLEQSQFIYQTGQSGLVWSDQYSNMKTEWAAGKYRPLRSKPEAWAHELVLTP, from the coding sequence ATGACGCGCTGGTTCAAACGAATTTTTAAAGCACTGCTGGGGCTGTGCATTTTGTCAGCCGCAGGCTTAGGGTTGTGGGTGTTTCATACACAGCCGATGTATGACGGGCAGCTCAGAAGCGAAGGCTTGAAAGAGCGAGTCAACATCAAGCGCGATGCCGCTGATGTGGTGCACATCTTTGCGCAGAGCGATCGTGATGCCGCGTTCGCCTTGGGCTTTGCGCATGCGCAAGATCGAAGCTGGCAACTCGAGTTCAACCGTCGCATCATGCAAGGCGAGTTGTCTGAAATCTTGGGCGAAACCACTTTGCCCACCGACAAGCTCATGCGTACCTTGGGGCTGATGCAAGCCGCACAAAAACAGCTCGAACAATTACCCATTGATGTGCGCGAACAGTTGCAAGCGTACAGCGATGGCATCAACGCTTTTCATGCCAACCGTCCACAAGGCTTGCCCCCAGAGTTTGCGCTGATGCGTACCCAGCCCGGCGGCAAAAAAGGCGTGGCGTGGCAGCCTGTCAATAGCGTGGCGTGGTCACTCGTGATGGCGTTGGATTTAGGGGGTAACTGGGGTAATGAGTTTGCCCGTTTGGCCGCTGCACGCAAGTTGAGCACAGCGCAGCTGTGGGATTTATACCCACCGTATCCCGGCGAAAAACCAGCTTCTGCTGTGGACCTCGCCAAGCTCTACCGAGACTTGGGCGTCTACAAAAATGATGAGGCGTTGAAAACATCTTTTTCTCTTCCCATCATTGGCGAGCCCGGGTTCAACGAAGGCCGTGGCAGCAACAACTGGGTGGTGGCAGGCTCGCACACCACCACGGGCAAACCGCTGCTGGCCAATGACCCGCACCTCGCTTTGAGCGCACCCGCCATTTGGTACTACACCCATTTAAAAACACCGAACACCGATGTGATGGGAGCCAGCTTGCCGGGCTTGCCTTTTGTCGTACTAGGTCGCAATGCGCAGGTGGCCTGGGGATTTACCAACACTGGCCCTGATGTGCAAGATTTGTATTTAGAACAAATCGATGCAACCAATCCCACACGCTACAAAACGCCTACGGGCTGGCAAACGTTTGACACTCGCACAGAGACCATCGCGGTCAAAGGCAAGCCGGATGTCACGCATGTGGTGCGCAGCACGCGCCATGGCCCCGTCATCAGTGATGCGCAAGCCGTTCATGCAGAAGTATTGGACATGTCGCGCTTTGTGTTGGCCTTGCGTTGGACCGCGCTAGACGCCGACAACCGCACCTTGGTCGGCGGCCTCAAAGCGCAGCAAGCGCAAAGCGTGGCCGACTTGTTGAAAGCCTATGGCGACAACCATTCGCCCACGCAAAACATCGTCATGGCCGACACGCAAGGGCACATTGCGTACAAGGCGGCGGGTCGTGTGCCCGTGCGCAGCGCAGCCAACGACATTCGTGGCGTGGCCCCCGCTCCCGGCTGGGATGCGCGCTACGACTGGACAGGCTGGATCGCGTATGCCGACATGCCTGCGGACGACGGCAAAAAAGGCTGGGTGTCCACGGCCAACCAACGCATCACGCCGCCTAATTACGCGCACTTTTTGGGTCAAGACTGGAACACACCGCACCGTTTTGATCGCATCGAGCAAGTGCTCAAAGCCAAGCCACAACACAGCTTCAAAGACATGCAGGCTTTGCAGAACGACACGTTGTCGTTGTCTACACTGACGCTCTTGCCCGTGCTCAAAGCCACACCATCGCAACACCCGCTGGCCGCCAAAGCGCTGCAAACTTTAGAAGGTTTTGATGGCCGCATGGATGCCGACAAAGCCGCGCCACTTTTGTTTGCCGTGTGGGCTGACGAACTCACGCGCGGTTTGGTCGAGCCTAAGCTAGGTGCCGATGTGTTCAAAGCGCAATACGGCAAACGCCATTTCAGATTGCTGCTAGAAAGCGTCATGCAGCAAACCAATAGCCCTTGGTGCGCACCCAAAACGTGTGCCGAGCAATCTAGCGCGGCGCTTGATCGTGCGCTTGATCGCATTGCTGCCATGCAAGGTAAAACGCCCGCGAGTTGGAAATGGGGCGAGGCGCATTCGGCGCTCAGCACCCACAAGCCCTTTGGTCAAGTGCCCGTACTGCGTGACTGGTTCAGCGTTCGCACGCCCTCGGATGGCGACTTGTTCACCGTCAACGTGGGCCAATATTGGGCGGGCGAAAAATACCTGCCTTTTGCCAACCGTCACGCCGCCTCGTTGCGTGTGGTGTACGACTTGTCAGATCTAGAGCAATCGCAGTTCATTTACCAAACGGGTCAAAGCGGTTTGGTGTGGTCCGACCAGTACAGCAACATGAAAACAGAATGGGCTGCAGGCAAATACCGACCCTTGCGCAGCAAGCCCGAGGCTTGGGCGCATGAACTGGTGCTGACGCCTTAA
- the dprA gene encoding DNA-processing protein DprA produces the protein MNKDELRAWLRLSMTEGVGNEAARNLLACFGSPQAVFEQSESALCQVVTPKQAQALLTVPNELAVQCVRTHQWLAHQPDRHSHALWTLGDPHYPPELMQLADPPLMIYVSGQTERTLGNAVAVVGSRNPTPQGAEIATQFGEALCAAGLCVVSGLALGVDGAAHTGALRGGKTSAHWHTVAVVGTGLDRVYPSKHKVLAQQIALHGLLISEYHLGTAPLAHNFPKRNRIIAALGLGTLVVEAALKSGSLITAKMALELNREVLAIPGSIYATQSHGCHALIRQGAKLVENAQDVLEELQLAPQQQVNLFADALATDDPMPSDDCEHPLLSHMGYAPVSLDALQARCGLDTAALQAQLLTLELDGAIGRLPGGLFQRLAAG, from the coding sequence ATGAACAAAGACGAGTTACGTGCTTGGCTGCGCCTGAGCATGACCGAGGGCGTGGGCAACGAGGCAGCGCGCAATCTGCTGGCCTGCTTCGGCAGCCCACAAGCGGTGTTTGAACAAAGCGAATCGGCTCTGTGCCAAGTGGTCACGCCCAAGCAAGCGCAAGCGCTGCTAACCGTGCCCAACGAGCTCGCCGTGCAATGCGTGCGCACCCACCAGTGGCTGGCCCACCAACCCGACAGACACAGTCATGCCTTGTGGACACTGGGCGACCCACACTACCCGCCCGAGTTGATGCAACTGGCCGACCCGCCACTGATGATTTATGTGTCCGGACAAACCGAACGCACCTTGGGCAACGCCGTGGCCGTCGTGGGTAGCCGCAACCCCACACCGCAAGGTGCAGAGATCGCCACTCAGTTTGGCGAGGCCTTGTGCGCTGCTGGTTTGTGCGTGGTGTCAGGCTTGGCTTTGGGCGTCGATGGTGCGGCACACACCGGCGCGCTGCGAGGCGGGAAAACCTCTGCGCACTGGCACACCGTGGCGGTGGTGGGCACAGGGCTGGACCGCGTGTACCCGAGCAAACACAAGGTACTGGCTCAACAGATTGCCTTACACGGTTTGCTCATCAGCGAGTACCACCTGGGCACTGCACCACTCGCACACAATTTTCCGAAACGCAATCGCATCATTGCGGCTTTAGGTTTGGGCACCTTGGTGGTGGAGGCCGCCTTGAAATCGGGCTCGCTGATCACCGCCAAGATGGCGCTGGAGTTGAATCGCGAAGTGCTGGCCATCCCCGGCTCAATCTACGCGACGCAATCGCACGGTTGCCACGCACTCATTCGCCAAGGCGCTAAATTGGTTGAAAACGCGCAAGACGTATTGGAAGAATTGCAGCTTGCGCCGCAGCAGCAAGTCAATTTGTTTGCCGATGCACTCGCAACGGATGACCCCATGCCAAGTGACGACTGCGAACACCCACTGCTCTCCCACATGGGCTACGCGCCCGTGAGCTTAGATGCTTTGCAAGCACGTTGTGGACTAGACACCGCCGCACTGCAAGCGCAACTGCTCACCCTAGAACTCGATGGTGCAATCGGCCGCTTGCCCGGTGGTTTGTTTCAACGATTGGCAGCTGGCTAA
- a CDS encoding DUF494 domain-containing protein, giving the protein MFEVLVFVYENYWRGDACPELEQLGRKLSAAGFNVEDIQQALSWLDELNLASHKTELIDISQAEREHHTESAHSMRVYSVAEQDHLGAECLGFINFLESADVLSPHMREIVLDRAMAIPGNPIHLDDLKIIVLMVYWSIGLEPDALVLDELCDDADRVAH; this is encoded by the coding sequence ATGTTTGAAGTGCTCGTATTCGTCTATGAAAACTATTGGCGAGGCGATGCGTGTCCAGAGCTAGAACAACTGGGCCGCAAACTCAGCGCTGCTGGTTTTAACGTAGAAGACATCCAACAAGCTCTGTCGTGGCTCGACGAGCTGAATTTGGCATCGCACAAAACAGAGCTGATCGACATCAGCCAAGCCGAGCGCGAACATCACACCGAGTCAGCCCACAGCATGCGCGTGTACTCGGTGGCTGAGCAAGACCACTTGGGTGCCGAGTGCTTGGGCTTCATCAACTTCCTCGAATCCGCCGACGTGCTCTCGCCTCACATGCGCGAAATCGTGCTGGACCGTGCGATGGCCATTCCTGGCAACCCCATCCACTTAGACGACCTCAAAATCATCGTGTTGATGGTGTACTGGAGTATTGGCCTAGAGCCCGACGCACTGGTACTGGATGAGTTGTGCGATGACGCGGATCGGGTGGCGCACTGA
- the secF gene encoding protein translocase subunit SecF — protein MEFFKIRKDIPFMKHAVAFNAISFITFVAAVFFLFSRGLHLSVEFTGGTLMEVSYSQPADLNAVRDQIAKLGLTDVQVQNFGTARDVMIRMPAVKGQSSAQQSEQVLSALKASDANVQLRRTEFVGPQVGDELAADGLKALAFVVVGIMIYLAMRFEWKFAVAAIIANLHDVVIILGFFAFFQWEFSLPVLAAVLAVLGYSVNESVVIFDRIRENFRRYRKMSTVEIIDNAITSTISRTIITHGCTQLMVLSMLLFGGATLHYFALALTIGICFGIYSSVFVAAAIAMWLGIRREDLIKHHGNKAAHDPEDENSGAVV, from the coding sequence ATGGAGTTTTTCAAGATTCGTAAAGACATCCCGTTCATGAAGCACGCGGTGGCGTTCAACGCCATCTCGTTCATCACATTTGTGGCGGCGGTGTTCTTCTTGTTCAGCCGTGGTTTGCATCTGTCGGTCGAGTTCACGGGCGGCACGCTGATGGAAGTCAGCTACAGCCAGCCCGCCGACCTCAACGCCGTGCGCGATCAAATCGCCAAGCTCGGCCTGACCGATGTGCAAGTGCAAAACTTTGGCACCGCGCGTGATGTGATGATTCGCATGCCCGCGGTCAAAGGTCAAAGCTCTGCGCAACAAAGCGAACAAGTGCTGAGCGCACTCAAAGCCAGCGACGCCAATGTGCAGTTGCGTCGCACCGAGTTTGTCGGCCCGCAAGTGGGTGACGAGTTGGCGGCTGACGGCCTCAAGGCCTTGGCCTTTGTGGTGGTGGGCATCATGATTTATTTGGCCATGCGCTTCGAGTGGAAGTTTGCCGTGGCCGCCATCATTGCGAACTTGCATGACGTGGTCATCATCTTGGGCTTCTTCGCGTTCTTCCAGTGGGAGTTCTCGCTGCCTGTGTTGGCTGCTGTGCTTGCGGTGTTGGGTTACTCCGTCAACGAATCGGTGGTGATCTTTGACCGTATCCGTGAAAACTTCCGTCGCTACCGCAAGATGAGCACGGTCGAGATCATCGACAACGCCATCACCTCCACCATCAGCCGTACCATCATCACCCACGGTTGTACGCAGCTCATGGTGTTGTCCATGTTGCTGTTTGGTGGTGCAACGCTGCACTACTTTGCGTTGGCATTGACCATTGGCATTTGCTTTGGCATTTACTCATCCGTGTTCGTGGCCGCTGCGATTGCCATGTGGTTGGGCATTCGTCGTGAAGACCTGATCAAGCACCATGGCAACAAAGCTGCGCATGATCCAGAGGATGAAAACTCAGGCGCGGTGGTTTAA
- the secD gene encoding protein translocase subunit SecD, with amino-acid sequence MNRYPLWKYAIIVIALLVGSLYTLPNFFGEAPAVQVSAAKSSVKVDVAVQERVQAALTEANLKPDAVTLDNSSLKVRFDNTDQQLKAKDAIQQALVPDANDASYVVALNLLARSPAWLTSLNAAPMYLGLDLRGGVHFMLQVDMPAALSKKAESLAGDIRSGLREKNVRHSGISRNNQTIEIRFRDMETLEAAQRVIQDQFLDLQITSAADGADFKLTAVINPVAAKRVQEQAIKQNITTLHNRINELGVAEPVIQQQGTDRIVVQLPGVQDTAKAKDILGRTATLEIRMVDDSAEARSAEFGNGPVPFGTERFMDRNGQAVIVKKQVILTGENLTDAQPGFDTQNQEAAVHLTLDAKGARIFKDVTRESVGKRMAILLFEKGKGEVVTAPVIRSEIGGGRVQISGRMSTVEANDTALLLRAGSLAAPMEIIEERTIGPSLGAENIAKGFDSVTWGFVAVTAFMCIYYMLFGVFSSVALAVNLLLLVAVLSMLQATLTLPGMAAMALVLGMAIDANVLINERVREELRNGASPQSAIHAGYDRAWATILDSNVTTLIAGLALLAFGSGPVRGFAVVHCLGILTSMFSAVFFSRGLVNAWYGRKKKLQSVSIGTVWRG; translated from the coding sequence ATGAACCGTTACCCCCTTTGGAAGTACGCGATCATCGTGATCGCTTTGTTGGTTGGCAGCCTCTACACGCTGCCTAACTTTTTTGGCGAAGCGCCTGCGGTGCAGGTGTCTGCCGCTAAGTCATCCGTCAAAGTTGACGTTGCTGTGCAAGAGCGCGTGCAAGCTGCTTTGACCGAGGCCAACCTGAAGCCCGATGCCGTCACGTTAGACAACAGCTCGCTCAAGGTGCGCTTTGACAACACCGACCAACAGCTCAAAGCCAAGGACGCTATCCAGCAAGCCTTGGTGCCTGACGCCAACGATGCGTCGTATGTGGTCGCCCTCAATTTGTTGGCCCGCTCACCCGCGTGGCTGACCTCGCTCAACGCCGCGCCCATGTATTTGGGTTTGGACTTGCGCGGTGGCGTGCACTTCATGTTGCAAGTCGACATGCCTGCAGCACTCAGCAAAAAAGCTGAATCATTGGCCGGTGATATTCGCAGCGGTCTGCGCGAAAAGAATGTGCGCCACAGCGGCATCAGCCGCAACAACCAAACCATCGAGATTCGTTTTCGTGACATGGAAACCCTCGAAGCCGCGCAACGCGTGATTCAAGACCAGTTCTTGGATTTGCAAATCACCAGTGCAGCGGACGGCGCTGACTTCAAGCTCACGGCGGTGATCAACCCCGTGGCTGCCAAGCGCGTGCAAGAGCAAGCCATCAAACAAAACATCACCACACTGCACAACCGTATCAACGAGTTGGGCGTGGCTGAGCCTGTGATTCAACAGCAAGGTACCGACCGCATCGTGGTGCAACTGCCAGGCGTGCAAGACACGGCCAAGGCCAAAGACATTTTGGGCCGCACCGCCACGCTGGAAATTCGCATGGTGGACGACAGCGCCGAAGCCCGCAGTGCCGAGTTTGGCAACGGTCCCGTGCCGTTTGGCACAGAGCGTTTCATGGACCGCAACGGCCAAGCTGTGATCGTGAAAAAGCAAGTCATCTTGACCGGCGAAAACCTCACCGACGCGCAACCCGGCTTTGACACCCAAAACCAAGAAGCCGCCGTTCACTTGACGCTCGACGCCAAAGGCGCACGCATTTTCAAAGATGTGACGCGTGAGAGCGTGGGCAAACGCATGGCCATCTTGTTGTTCGAAAAAGGCAAGGGCGAAGTCGTCACCGCGCCTGTGATTCGCAGCGAAATTGGCGGTGGTCGTGTGCAAATTTCGGGTCGCATGAGCACCGTGGAAGCCAACGATACCGCGTTGTTGTTGCGCGCTGGCTCGCTCGCTGCACCGATGGAAATCATCGAAGAACGCACCATTGGCCCAAGCCTCGGTGCTGAAAACATTGCCAAAGGTTTTGACTCTGTCACTTGGGGCTTTGTGGCCGTGACCGCCTTCATGTGTATTTATTACATGTTGTTTGGCGTGTTCTCCAGCGTGGCCTTGGCCGTGAACTTGTTGCTCTTGGTGGCCGTGCTCTCCATGCTGCAAGCCACGTTGACATTGCCCGGCATGGCCGCGATGGCCTTGGTGTTGGGTATGGCGATTGACGCCAACGTGCTCATCAACGAGCGCGTGCGTGAAGAGTTGCGCAATGGCGCATCGCCCCAGTCTGCTATCCATGCCGGCTATGACCGTGCGTGGGCCACCATTCTCGACTCCAACGTCACCACCTTGATTGCGGGCTTGGCTTTGTTGGCTTTTGGTTCTGGCCCTGTGCGCGGCTTTGCCGTGGTGCACTGCCTCGGCATTTTGACCAGCATGTTCTCTGCGGTGTTCTTCTCGCGTGGCTTGGTCAACGCTTGGTATGGCCGCAAGAAGAAATTGCAAAGCGTGTCGATCGGCACTGTGTGGCGCGGGTAA
- the yajC gene encoding preprotein translocase subunit YajC — MLISSAFAQTAPAAAAGGDLMTSLQGMLPLVLMFVVLYFVMIRPQMKRQKEHKAMIDALAKGDEIATAGGLLGKVTKLADATVSIEIAAGVEVQLQRQAVVQVLPKGTL, encoded by the coding sequence GTGTTGATTTCTTCTGCTTTTGCCCAAACCGCACCTGCCGCAGCCGCAGGCGGTGACTTGATGACTTCATTGCAAGGCATGTTGCCTTTGGTGTTGATGTTTGTGGTTTTGTATTTTGTGATGATTCGCCCACAAATGAAGCGTCAAAAAGAACACAAAGCCATGATCGATGCACTCGCTAAGGGCGACGAAATCGCAACCGCAGGTGGCTTGCTCGGCAAAGTGACCAAGTTGGCTGACGCCACTGTGTCGATCGAAATCGCCGCTGGCGTGGAAGTGCAATTGCAGCGCCAAGCCGTGGTGCAAGTGCTCCCTAAAGGCACTCTGTAA